A DNA window from Rhipicephalus sanguineus isolate Rsan-2018 chromosome 8, BIME_Rsan_1.4, whole genome shotgun sequence contains the following coding sequences:
- the LOC119401209 gene encoding uncharacterized protein LOC119401209 translates to MSVDNRIARNYAKGVGAIMVLPFLVNERGGEIFTEMTPGKGFTHPTLLYTGENPVSSEAMCVKCENVCVDVLDFTSGLSLLFAMYWAYNIEYVASAKNTLCLLEHMMGINSSKLTTRGIKVLTALKAQSKASRSNASSGQSGVTD, encoded by the exons ATGTCAGTGGACAACAGGATTGCAAGAAACT ATGCCAAAGGAGTGGGTGCCATCATGGTCCTTCCATTTCTCGTCAACGAGCGAGGAggtgaaatattcacagaaatg ACACCAGGGAAGGGATTCACACATCCGACACTGCTCTACACTGGCGAAAACCCCGTATCTTCTGAGGCCATGTGCGTGAAGTGCGAGAATGTCTGTGTAGACGTCCTTGATTTTACGTCAGGACTGTCGTTACTTTTTGCGATGTACTGGGCGTACAACATTGAATATGTCGCATCCGCGAAGAATACGCTGTGCCTGCTAGAACACATGATGGGCATAAACAGCTCTAAATTGACCACCAGAGGCATAAAAGTGCTGACTGCACTGAAAGCGCAATCGAAAGCAAGTAGGTCAAACGCAAGTTCAGGGCAATCAGGTGTGACTGATTGA